In Euphorbia lathyris chromosome 9, ddEupLath1.1, whole genome shotgun sequence, the following are encoded in one genomic region:
- the LOC136205230 gene encoding short-chain dehydrogenase TIC 32 B, chloroplastic, with product MSIFSLITGRAGPSGFGSASTAEDVTRGVDASNLTAIITGGASGIGLETARVLALRKAHVIIAARNMNAANEAKRVILKQDEKARVDVMKLDLASIRSVREFADKFLKLDLPLNILINNAGIMFCPYQVSEDGIEMQFATNHIGHFLLTNLLLDKMKETAKISGVEGRIVNLSSIAHIHTYKGGILFDDINKKRSYSDKRAYGQSKLANILHANELNRRFQEEGVNMTANAVHPGLIMTPLMRYSPFLMKLLKAFSYFLWKTVPQGAATTCYVAIHPSLKGVSGKYFVDCNEIKASSYGRDELLARKLWDFSNKLITSASKPLH from the exons atgagcaTATTTTCATTGATAACAGGAAGAGCTGGTCCAAGTGGGTTTGGATCAGCTTCTACTGCTGAAGATGTTACTCGTGGCGTTGATGCTTCCAATCTTACTGCTATTATCACCG GTGGAGCAAGTGGGATTGGGCTGGAGACAGCAAGAGTGTTAGCTCTAAGAAAAGCTCATGTGATTATAGCAGCAAGGAATATGAATGCTGCAAATGAGGCTAAAAGAGTGATTCTAAAACAAGATGAGAAAGCTCGTGTTGATGTTATGAAATTGGATCTAGCCTCCATTAGATCTGTCAGGGAATTTGCTGATAAGTTTCTTAAGCTTGATCTACCACTTAACATCTTAAT AAATAATGCTGGAATAATGTTCTGCCCCTACCAAGTCTCTGAAGATGGGATAGAGATGCAATTTGCTACAAACCATATAG GCCATTTTCTGTTGACCAATCTTCTATTAGATAAAATGAAAGAGACTGCAAAAATCTCTGGTGTTGAGGGCAGGATTGTCAATTTGTCTTCTATTGCCCATATCCATACTTACAAAGGTGGAATTCTATTTGATGATATCAATAAGAAGAGGAg TTATTCTGATAAAAGAGCATATGGGCAATCCAAGCTGGCCAACATACTTCATGCCAACGAGCTTAATCGTCGATTTCAA GAAGAGGGTGTGAACATGACAGCCAATGCAGTTCATCCAGGGCTAATTATGACTCCTCTCATGAGATACTCACCCTTTCTAATGA AATTATTGAAAGCTTTTAGCTATTTCCTATGGAAGACTGTACcccag GGAGCAGCTACGACATGTTACGTGGCGATACACCCAAGTTTGAAAGGTGTGAGTGGGAAGTATTTTGTGGACTGCAATGAGATTAAAGCAAGCAGCTATGGTAGAGATGAATTGCTGGCTAGAAAATTATGGGATTTCAGCAACAAACTCATTACCTCTGCTTCTAAACCATtacattaa